Proteins encoded within one genomic window of Urocitellus parryii isolate mUroPar1 chromosome 16, mUroPar1.hap1, whole genome shotgun sequence:
- the Ccdc174 gene encoding coiled-coil domain-containing protein 174 — protein sequence MDRRKKPLDVTASSLVDLKAELFRKQEEFKQEKHLKDSGVWEKPKTSNKKPSIWSKQNTGVSTRAEKDAEQRAEEQKTLDRAREKLEEKAKLYEKMTKGDFIDEEVEELYLVDFTQKLIDKRREMEASRAARESRNTAERDDEDDERLSDRDIPPPQDPSEEWVDYVDSLGRSRRCMRKDLPGLLEMDKNLQGRLFVSPANEKTLLSEDMRKELQRQQWEEEEREALQRPVGPLHYEDIRENEARQLGVGYFAFARDQELRSKQMKTLETLREQTTDQRIKRENIKEKRKALLEARLAKLRQKKMKKSKEDGKEEGHPDAAVIGPPAPEPEAPPPAAQSSKVEVIIQERRDTKPGVPHVREWDRGKEFSFGYWSKRQSDLRAERDPEFAPPSDYFVGQKRTGACSGQTWNRPGPAPGDPGQQPGQSQEPSSAQSPSSSAPGGPPQPPRVTFETLDEMISYYKQVT from the exons ATGGACCGGAGGAAAAAGCCTTTGGACGTTACGGCCTCCTCG TTGGTGGATCTGAAGGCGGAACTCTTCCGCAAACAAGAAGAATTCAAGCAAGAAAAGCACCTGAAAGATTCTGGCGTTTGGGAAAAACCAAAGACATCGAATAAG AAACCCAGCATCTGGAGCAAGCAGAACACAGGGGTCTCCACCCGGGCCGAGAAGGATGCGGAACAGAGGGCTGAGGAGCAGAAGACGCTGGACAGGGCGAG ggaaaaattagaagaaaaagccAAGTTATACGAAAAAATGACTAAAGGAGACTTTATAG ACGAGGAGGTGGAGGAGCTGTACCTCGTGGACTTCACCCAGAAGCTCATAGACAAGCGCAGGGAGATGGAGGCTTCCCGTGCCGCCAGAGAGTCCCGGAACACGGCCGAGAGGGACGACGAGGACGATGAGCGTCTCTCAGACAGAGACATACCTCCCCCCCAGGACCCCAGTGAGGAATG GGTGGATTACGTGGACTCTCTGGGGCGATCCCGGCGCTGCATGAGGAAGGACCTGCCGGGTCTGCTGGAGATGGACAAGAACCTGCAGGGGAGACT CTTCGTCAGTCCTGCCAACGAGAAGACCCTGCTGTCGGAGGACATGAGGAAGGAGCTGCAGCGTCagcagtgggaggaggaggagcgggaGGCCCTGCAGCGGCCCGTGGGTCCCCTGCACTATGAGGACATCCGGGAGAACG AGGCCCGGCAGCTGGGCGTTGGGTATTTTGCCTTTGCCCGAGACCAGGAGCTGAGGAGCAAGCAGATGAAGACCTTGGAGACGCTGCGCGAGCAG ACAACAGATCAGAGAATCAAACgggaaaacataaaggaaaagcGGAAGGCTCTGTTGGAAGCCAGGCTGGCCAAGCTGCGccaaaagaagatgaaaaaatccaAAGAGGACGGGAAGGAAGAGGGCCACCCAG ATGCAGCTGTTATTGGGCCTCCAGCTCCAGAACCAGAAGCTCCGCCTCCTGCTGCCCAGAGCAGCAAAGTCGAAGTCATCATCCAGGAGAGGAGGGACACCAAGCCCGGAGTGCCACACGTCCGCGAGTGGGACAGGGGCAAGG AATTTTCCTTTGGATACTGGTCCAAGAGGCAGTCAGACCTGCGGGCCGAGCGAGACCCCGAGTTTGCCCCGCCATCCGATTACTTTGTGGGTCAGAAGAGAACTGGTGCTTGCAGTGGCCAGACGTGGAACAGACCTGGACCAGCACCGGGTGACCCAGGGCAGCAGCCTGGCCAGAGCCAGGAGCCCAGCTCCGCACAgtcaccgtcctcctctgcccctgGAGGCCCACCGCAACCCCCCAGGGTCACCTTTGAGACTCTGGATGAGATGATCTCCTATTACAAGCAGGTGACATGA